The window AAATGTATTTTTGTTTCATCAGTTAGATGCTAAACGTTATTCCACAATTTCGAGTAACTTATTAAAAATATATATGCTGGCTTTTCTTCCGCCTCCTTTACGCAAAACCGAAATTACGCCTTCTTTTTCAAGCAATTTCATAAAACGCATCGCACTTGCCTTAGGAATGCCCGAGCTATGGATAAAGTCACTGGCGCTAAAGACTGGCCTGGCAAAAAGTGTGTCGATGATATTAATAACATATTGAGACCTTGTAATAGTTTGCATACGCTCTTTCTTCTTTTCATATAATTCCAATATTTCTCTCGCCTTTTTACTGTTTGTTTTTGCCTGTTCAACGATAGAGCGTAAAAAGAACTCTATCCACTCTTCCCATTTCTTATTTTGAGTAATAGCTTTTAGTCTCTCATAATATTCATCTCTATTGGCCTCAAGGTATTCACTTATATAAAACATCGGAGTACTGAGCACCCTTTTTTCGTATAGTAATAATGGAATCAATATCCTTCCAACCCTTCCGTTTCCATCTACAAAGGGGTGAATTATTTCAAATTGAGCGTGAACAACGGCAAGCTGGACTAGCGTATCCTTTTCATCAAAATGTATATACTTCTCAAAATTAGATAAGTACTCCATTAAGCGCATTGGCTCTGGTGGAACGTAATAAGCTTGTTCCACAGGCGTTCCCGGTTTACCAATCCAGTTTTGAACACTCCTAAATCTACCCCTTCCCTTATCTTTACCCCTAACACTATCTAAAAGTTGGCCGTGTATCTCTTTTATCAAATTTAATGTGATTGGCTTTTTCATAAGCCAGTCAAGCGCCATATCAATAGCCTTGCGATAATTTATTATTTCCTGGATATCCTTTTCTTTTTCAGTCTGTATCACAGCTTGAGCAGAAGCTTCGAATTCAAGAACCTCTACAAGGCTAGCCTGTGTCCCTTCAATGCGTGAAGAAAGAACTGCCTCATTAGTAGTAAGGGGTGATAAGAGCACACGTGGATTGATAATTCCCTGTAAAATACCATCATAACGAGCTAACTCAGCATTCGCCTTTCCTATAAGAGTTATAAATCTTACCCAATCAATGTCTTGTAGTGGTAATGTATCCGGAATAAATGGTTTCATTTTTTCTTTTTTCAGATTCTATAGGGAGTTAAATTTCCTTAACATCAAACATCCGTTTCTTAAACTCTTCTTCTATGAGAGAGACCTTCCATCTGTCCTCATCAACCTTCAGGTTTTCAAGATTGTTGTCTCCATTAACAAATATCTTATCAAATTCAAAATCCTGAGTATTATAACCCTGCTTGGTAAAAAAGGTATCCAGTTCCTCATTTGTCTTTTCTTTCGTATTTCTCCAAATTACGAGTGTCTTTTCTCCTGTGCGCAATTTACCACGAATCACCTTGAATCCCCGAATAACTTCTGTCTGCTCAACATAAAGGCCGACCAGGTAATTAAAGGTTTCTATCAGGTCTATTTTTTTTGTCTTCAGCTCATTCTCATCGCGAATCTTGAGGGTATAATGAAAAGGGTCTTCAAACCTGTCAATATTGAGCAGGCTGTCGCTTTCCCGAGTCTCTATATCCAGCATATATCCAATCACATAATCTTCTTTTGCGGCCTTACTCATATCAAGTACCATCTGCTGCTTTTCATCCCGATTAAGAATAAGATTATCGAGTGTATCTTCGTAGCTTTCAAGTTTCATGTATTTGAACATGTGGCTAACGCCCTCACGGGAAACCGGTTTGCCGTTTTTCCAGTCTTTGGAATAGACTACCTTTTGTATACGTGGTTTGAGAACCGTATCAAAATACTGCCCCATCTCAACGAGGATATATTTACGATTACCATTGTCTTCACGGTTAAGGTTTATAACGGCATGGGCAGTGGTGCCGGAGCCGGCAAAGTAATCGATAAATAATGTATAAAGTCCATAGCTTATGGATTGCAAGCAATCTTCAACAGCATGTAAGCTTTTAGGAAAAGAAAAATCTCTTTGCCCTATTCCAAAAATATCATTTAACAATTCTGAGCCATAAGTACTTGCATCAAGTTTTTTTCCTGTCCAAACTGATTTTCGTAGCTTTTGTTTTCCCTCTTGATGATAGTGTATTTGAATAGCTCCTTTAATTATTTTTGCCCATACACTACCTTCCTCTGCATCTTGAATTACTCTCTCTCTCCCATAATACCACCTTCTCTCTACATTATTATCATCAATTGGCCAAATCATTTCTGTTCTTGGATTTTTATGTTTAGGGATATCATCCTCCAATGCCAAAGGTTCAGTTGTCCCAACTATCTTCAGTGTTTGTTTGTCTACTTCGATTCCATAAAACTGCTTAGGTGATGAGCTTCTAGTAGAATCTGTTCCTGTCCTCCTCAAGTTTCTTCTTATGTCATTTGACTTTTCCTTTTTACGAGTAATTAAATCCTTATCTCTTTTAATTGCCCACAACGCATATTCATGAGTAATAGCAAAATTACTTTTTACTCTACCTCTATGATTATACTCAATAATAACTGGTCTTATCTCATATTCTGTCATCACCTGTTCAATAATTTTTGTTAAATTACTTAATTCACAATCATCAATTGTTGCACATAAAATACCATTTTTATTTAATAGCGACTTACCTTTGTCAATTCGATCATAAATCAAGCAATTCCAACTGCTATCTTTATACCCATTTTTATAAACAATCTCTGTGGCATCAGTATTGTATGGAGGATCAATATAAACCCCATACACTTTCTCCTGATATTTTTCTCGCAACAAATTCAACGCTTGAAAATTCTCTGAATTAATTATCAATCCATCACACGCTTCATCAACATTATCAAAACTTGCCAGCAGTTTTTCCTTAAACTCATCACTGAAGAATTTCGTATCGAGAACCAGATAGTGATTGGCTTCCAGAAAGTTCCTGGTAAGCGGTTCTGAGTATGCGGGTTTCATTAAATCTCCCTCAATCTCATGAATGGCAAACAGCCTTACCCACTCCTCACGCTGGGCGTCATTTTTTACTATCTCCTCATACAGCCCTGCCGGCACACGGTCTAACGTAACACAATATCCGCAATCAACCACAAACTTCTTCTTGAGCCACATCTTCTTCTGAAACTCCTCAATCTGTGCCAGAAATGTTATGATCTTCCGGGCAATATGCTTAAGAACCTTGACCTTCCCGATAGACCGCATCACCTTTTTCTCATCCTGTTCATCAAGGTCATCAATAAAGAGGACTTCATTCTTGATATAGAAATCCAGTTCGCGCCGCATGAAACCGCCGAGATCTTTGTGGATAAAGAAGTCAAAATTGAACCGGGCGGTGTAGTCGTTCAAATGCTTTTCGAAAAGTGTTCGCTTTGGATTCTTTGGAGTCGACTTTTTTATAAACAGATCCTGATAGCCCTCCTTTACAAGATATCCATCTCTAGAATCAACATATTCCACTGTCTTTTTATTCAGATCCGTCTGTTTTGCCTTATCAGGTTGATACGTAAACTGAATATACAAATCGTTTTCTTCAATCTTAATCGGTTCTTCCTCATAGAGTTTAAACTTTCGTTCTTTCCCCTGTTCCTGTTTAACATTATCCTTCTCTTCAGTCGCGTCAACAAGCTTGAAATGCACCCGTTTGTCACCATCAATCTTAAATGCATAATCCCTCAGATATTCAGATGATTTTATGTAGTATTGATCAGCGTTCGCCCAATGGAGCTTAACCTCTTCTCCCTCGTAGGGTATTGCATAGGTATCTTTCTTATAACGCCGGAGGCTTAAGAAGTCGCCGTCATCATAGTAACGTCTGAAAAAGGTAGTCAGATGTGAGAAGACCTCATTTACAAGCGCCTCCTCATTGCCATATGTTCCAAGCTCTTCACGCAATTCTCTTACTTTAGGCGAATCATCAGGATTCAGTCCGCTTTCCTTGACTGTCTTTTCCAAACGGGCTAACTCCTTCTGCTTTTCCCCTGCATCGACGCTTTTGTATTTTGAGAATTCTTCTTTCACCTGAGGCAGAAGTTCTTTATCGAGAAAGTGCTCTATTTCATCCCTCTTCTGATTCATGATACGATAGATGCCAAAATCAAGATCAGCCTGGTCCATCTGAAACATCTGCCGTAAAATCTTTTTCAATTTTTCATATTGTGTTTCCATATGTTTATTGTCTCTCTTGTGTTAAACAACCTTCCATCGTATCATAAATAATGTTTCGGTATCAGTTTTCTGCTCCATCTTTTTCTTGAGCGTGTCAATCAGTATATCACGTTTTTCTTCTATTTCATCCTCTACATCAAAGATTCGCTGTCGCTGCCTGCGTTGAATTTTTTCTGTTTCCCTGATCTTTACCTCAACGTCATGCTTCTCCTGCAGGGATGTCGATTGGCGCAACTCTCGGTTCAAAGCACGGAGTCTGTTCTTGGTATCCTTTAATTCCTTTTCGGCAGATGAGATCAGGTCATCTGTCCAGCGAAACAGGCGATCGCATTCATCATGATAATAGGAATTGTTCCGTTCCATTGTCTTATCGATCGTAGCGTCAATATGACATTGAGCGTCATCTCGCAATCTCTTCTGTATTTCATCCGGCAAACTAACATCTCTTTGAGTAGTGGCGCCACAATCAAACAATTTCTCGCAAATTTCAGGATGAATTACAGCGCCTGTATCATCGAAAGCATTAAAAAGTAAATATTCGTCCTGCCCGAAACTCTTAATCATGAGTTTAGATAGTATCAAATACCCTGATTTTCGCTTGAGTGACTCAACGACAGATATCTTAACAGGATGGCTGCTGATATCAAAGACTAGTTCTGCATAAGGGGTATTGCATCTTCTCGATTCTGACAATACATACTCCCCAAGAGGATGAGACATGCGATATAAATATATACTTTCAACATTTTCTTTTCTTTTTGATATTAAATGATAGTTGCCGGTGCGGATTGTATTGCCAGGTGGTTCCTTAAGATAAAACGATAACTCTTCACAATGGAATTCTGCTCTCTTCTCCAAGACATGTTCCGTAATCTTCCAGAATCTCAGCTCCATCTTATCAAGTAAATCCTGTGTTTGGTCCAAATGCAGTTTAAGACGTTCGTGTACATCCTCATCAAAATGTTCAAGGAGAATCTGTTTGCTTTCCTTAATCTTTGATTGAATCTGTTCGTCCATTTTCTGTTGTAATTCTGAAAAGGCGCTCTGAATCTCCTGTGGTTTGCGGCATTGCCGGTAGATTCGTAACACCTCCTTCTCAAAATCGACACCTGATTCGAGCGAACCAAGTACTTCATCAGATGCACCAAAGACACCACTGAACAGTTTAAATTTATATACCAAAAGATCATATACCTGTCGGTCAACGTCATTGCGTTCATTTAAGAAATTAATCACGACAACATCATATTTTTGTCCGTAGCGGTGACATCTTCCTATTCGCTGTTCTATACGTTGCGGGTTCCATGGCAGATCATAATTGATAACCAGTGAACAGAATTGCAGATTTATTCCCTCTGCAGCAGCTTCAGTTGCGATAAGAATATCCGATGTATCTCTAAAATGCTCCAGGATGGCAATACGTTTATCCGAGCTCTTCGATCCACTGATACGACCGGTGTCTCTGTTGTGCTCAAGCCAGTTTTCATATATTTTTTTAGACTCCTGGTCTGTATTTGTTCCGTTAAACGTAACAACTCTTCCTGCATAGCCGTTGGCATCCAGATAGTCCTTTAAGTATTGTTGTGTCCGACGTGATTCGGTAAATACAACAGCTTTTTTCTTTGCCCCCATTTTCTCCGCTTCCGCAAAACCGCGTTCAATGCCGTCTCTGAGCTTTTTTGTTTTTGAGTCGACTTTGATAACCTTTGCGTCTTCAATAAATTTTTCCAGCAATTCAATTTCGTGATCAATCTTTTCCTTATCAATTTTACCTCCATCCTGATCTTCTGTTTTATCTTCCTCCTCTTTCATGGCTATTCCCAGTTCTTCCATCTCCTCATCATCCAGGGATTCATCATCAACCAACTGATCAACGATGTTTTCTTCTACCGGTTGTTCATCACTTAACTTCTCTAAACGTCTTTTTATTGTTTCCAATGTTGCTATGAGAGCATAGGATGATGATGCCAGTATTTTTCTCATCACCAAGGTAATAAGAGATTTCTGGCTTGTTGGTATGGCGTAGGTATCAGGCTGTTGGAGAAATGCTGTTATGCCCTGATATAATTTTATCTCTCGATCGGTCTGTGCGAAGTGAATGGTTATTGCTTTGCGATTAGTATAGGGGATATATTGTAACACCTGCTGGCGCAGTGTGCGTTTACAAAAACCTTTTAAACGAGTCTTAAGGCTTTCTAAGTCGGCATCATTAACATATAATTGACGAAAACTTCTGCTATCTCCAAAGAGATAATCGTCTATAATTGTGGATAAACCAAAAGCTCCATTAACGAATTCTGTAGTGGGGTTGCTGTCAAAAGTATCTTCTTTGTGTCTTCCAGAACCCACTTAATCGATTGTCCGAGTACATTTGATCTGCGGTATGCGTTTCTCAGCTTATGAGCTTCATCAATAATTGCTAAGTCCCAGGGGATTAATTTTGTTGTTTCTTTCTTACTATGTATGAACTGATATGAACAGATAACAACTTTATCCTGGGTAAATGGGTTATCATAACCATCATTATTGAACTGATTATACGTCCTAGACTCAAGAATCACGGAAGGTATATTAAATTTTTCTTCAAGCTCTATGCTCCATTGCTTTCTTATCGATGCCGGACAAACAACGAGTAATTTTCGCTTACGTTCTGCCCAATACTGGCAAAGCGCTATAGATGCTTCGATTGTTTTACCCAAACCAACCTCATCAGCCAGGACAACACCTTTTGACAAAGGAGACTTTAAGGCGAAAAGAGCTGCTTCTATTTGATGGGGATTCAAGTCAACCGCAGCATCAAAAAGGGAACGAGATATCTTCTCAATCCCATCTTCAGTGGATGATTTCAGCAAGTCGTGTGCATAATATTTAGCATGATAATCGGTAATCATTGAGTTATAAAGACAGAATTTTTATATCCTATTATTTTATGATATTTCTTTGCCATTAAATTGTATACCGATTATCATGGTATGATAATTTGGAAGATTTTATTGTAAGGCGTTTATCTGTAAAAGTTTCCATCTTAATAAATCAAGAAGATCCTTTACGAGAGTTATGATATCGACATAAAACTTGTCCATTAAAAATAGCAGTGGGCCCACCCTTAGTATGTGGTATTATATGGTCTGCTTCATATTCATTCCAACCTACCGTTGCCTCTTTTTCATTTTTTTCTTCTTGCATCATAAGGGTCAAGTCTGCCGATAGCTTAACTGTAAATCTCTTTTTATATTATCTACATGTTTTTTCAGTTTTTTGTTACTTATGAGATTTGACTTTACACTTTCAATTATACTGCTTACGCTACTATATTTAACAACCTTAAACTCTTTGCCTATTTCCTTTAAAGAATCGCGCCGCATATATCGTGTTAAGTAAATCGCTATATTTCTTGGCTCATTAACTGCTCCCCGACGGATACCATATAATTGAGACATTTTGACTTTGTATTCTTTACAAACGGCAAGTATTATTTTTTCCTTGTCTGGGGCCAACAGCTTCGTCTCTGGAATTTCTTCTTTAAATAGAAAGGCTGAATATTTCTCTTTTACCCAGTTTATAAATTCCTCAGTTCCCAGTATAGAAGGAGAGTTCTTCTTTTTAAATACATTAACTATCTCTTCTGGATCTTCCTCATTCATAAATTCCTTATATTCTTTCAAACGTTTTGATTTATCATGAGTCAATAATTCAAAGAAACTTTCCTTGTCTAACCAATTCCATTGAGAGGATTTTGACAGATATCCTTTATGACTGCTCCAGGCATAATCCTCTAATCGGCTAACTATTCCAGCCCGTAGAGGATTGTGGTGAATATACCTTACCAAAACGGTAAGATAATTTTCACTGTCTAATAAAATAGATTTATATCTTCCTCTGAATAATTGTCCATCATGCCTATTCCTACGATTGTATCTCTGAGTATAAACACCATTTATGTGCCTCATGCACCGTGAAAGATTCCCTTCGGGTGTCTGGACTAAAAGATGGTAATGATTAGACATTAAACAATATGCAACTATTTTAATATTCCATGCTGATACCGTTTCCTTTAATATCTCAATAAAGGCTATATAATCTTCTTTCTTTGGGAATATGGTTTCACGGCGACGCCCTCTATTCATTACATGATAGTACGCACCCGAGTATTGTATTCTGAGCGGTCTTGACATTGCAACAATATAACACCATCAAGTAGTATAGTCAATAGCAGACTTGACCCCTTTACCGACCCCTTTACCCGGATTTTATCCGAAAACAATCATGAGATGAGTATATCATGTGATGAATCGAGGAACAAACCCTGATAGAATCTTTTGCAAAGAGGAAGGTTATTCTCAACAGAAGAATATGAGATATTTTTAATATCGGTGAAAGTGTATTGTGTCAAACCAAAAGAGGTAACCAAAATATACCCCAATTATTTGCAATATCATTGTCTGGGGAGCTATCGGGATTAAGTTTCCCTGGGCTTGCAGAAAGAAATAAAATAGCAACTTATAAGACTGTAACATCAAATGAAAGAAAAGGTAGAGAGTAGCATAAAGAAAAAAACAATATGCAAGGCTTATGCAGTCAAGAGGAGGATTGACCCCAAACTCACTATAATAATCATTACACACCAGATGTTTTCCAGCAGTTGTTAACAGTCCCTTCGCAGTTTACACTCAAGAATTTAATCAGAGCTCCTTGATGAAATAATTATGATGCAAATTGATATCTATTAGATGGATTGTAATATCAAGGTCGTGTGTTAGCTCTATAATCAGCTGCCGGGATATACCGAATGGCTAATATATTACGTTCTTTGTTTTTAGCATGTAGCCATGTATGGACTTGACCCCTTTACTTTATTCTCTGTAGTAACCATCATCTACAAGAGCAGATGGTTTTTTTTGACCCCAGCAAATTATCTTGTGTAATATCTGGAAAGTCATCTACATAAGAGAATCTAGTGAAACGGTGACTAGCTGGTTTAGGTATTATAATTGGAATTGATAATTGTTCTACATTTGTCACCTTGCACTTAACCCTGATCCATTTTTTCCTAAATCCATCCCGGACTTCTTCTAAGGCTGCATCATAATTTTCAAAAGAATTACATGCGACTAATAATTCATTAGCCCTTCTATCAAAAAGTTTCTTATCTTCAAAGTAATTGATTATTGACGAATATTCATCTTCAGTTATTAATTCGGCATCATGATGAATACCAATGATTATAGATTCCTTAGTTTCTGGAT is drawn from Candidatus Scalindua sp. and contains these coding sequences:
- a CDS encoding SWF/SNF helicase family protein; the encoded protein is MGSGRHKEDTFDSNPTTEFVNGAFGLSTIIDDYLFGDSRSFRQLYVNDADLESLKTRLKGFCKRTLRQQVLQYIPYTNRKAITIHFAQTDREIKLYQGITAFLQQPDTYAIPTSQKSLITLVMRKILASSSYALIATLETIKRRLEKLSDEQPVEENIVDQLVDDESLDDEEMEELGIAMKEEEDKTEDQDGGKIDKEKIDHEIELLEKFIEDAKVIKVDSKTKKLRDGIERGFAEAEKMGAKKKAVVFTESRRTQQYLKDYLDANGYAGRVVTFNGTNTDQESKKIYENWLEHNRDTGRISGSKSSDKRIAILEHFRDTSDILIATEAAAEGINLQFCSLVINYDLPWNPQRIEQRIGRCHRYGQKYDVVVINFLNERNDVDRQVYDLLVYKFKLFSGVFGASDEVLGSLESGVDFEKEVLRIYRQCRKPQEIQSAFSELQQKMDEQIQSKIKESKQILLEHFDEDVHERLKLHLDQTQDLLDKMELRFWKITEHVLEKRAEFHCEELSFYLKEPPGNTIRTGNYHLISKRKENVESIYLYRMSHPLGEYVLSESRRCNTPYAELVFDISSHPVKISVVESLKRKSGYLILSKLMIKSFGQDEYLLFNAFDDTGAVIHPEICEKLFDCGATTQRDVSLPDEIQKRLRDDAQCHIDATIDKTMERNNSYYHDECDRLFRWTDDLISSAEKELKDTKNRLRALNRELRQSTSLQEKHDVEVKIRETEKIQRRQRQRIFDVEDEIEEKRDILIDTLKKKMEQKTDTETLFMIRWKVV
- a CDS encoding DEAD/DEAH box helicase translates to MITDYHAKYYAHDLLKSSTEDGIEKISRSLFDAAVDLNPHQIEAALFALKSPLSKGVVLADEVGLGKTIEASIALCQYWAERKRKLLVVCPASIRKQWSIELEEKFNIPSVILESRTYNQFNNDGYDNPFTQDKVVICSYQFIHSKKETTKLIPWDLAIIDEAHKLRNAYRRSNVLGQSIKWVLEDTKKILLTATPLQNSLMELLVYPQL
- a CDS encoding transposase; the protein is MNRGRRRETIFPKKEDYIAFIEILKETVSAWNIKIVAYCLMSNHYHLLVQTPEGNLSRCMRHINGVYTQRYNRRNRHDGQLFRGRYKSILLDSENYLTVLVRYIHHNPLRAGIVSRLEDYAWSSHKGYLSKSSQWNWLDKESFFELLTHDKSKRLKEYKEFMNEEDPEEIVNVFKKKNSPSILGTEEFINWVKEKYSAFLFKEEIPETKLLAPDKEKIILAVCKEYKVKMSQLYGIRRGAVNEPRNIAIYLTRYMRRDSLKEIGKEFKVVKYSSVSSIIESVKSNLISNKKLKKHVDNIKRDLQLSYRQT
- a CDS encoding Fic family protein; its protein translation is MKPFIPDTLPLQDIDWVRFITLIGKANAELARYDGILQGIINPRVLLSPLTTNEAVLSSRIEGTQASLVEVLEFEASAQAVIQTEKEKDIQEIINYRKAIDMALDWLMKKPITLNLIKEIHGQLLDSVRGKDKGRGRFRSVQNWIGKPGTPVEQAYYVPPEPMRLMEYLSNFEKYIHFDEKDTLVQLAVVHAQFEIIHPFVDGNGRVGRILIPLLLYEKRVLSTPMFYISEYLEANRDEYYERLKAITQNKKWEEWIEFFLRSIVEQAKTNSKKAREILELYEKKKERMQTITRSQYVINIIDTLFARPVFSASDFIHSSGIPKASAMRFMKLLEKEGVISVLRKGGGRKASIYIFNKLLEIVE